In Pontiella desulfatans, one DNA window encodes the following:
- a CDS encoding tyrosine-type recombinase/integrase has product MAIYKRGDKYWISIYRGAGKPRKYLPAGTDCRETALAMEAMIKTAMNGNMARDRLYEAIDSLMGWNQVPGVIVGDLWATYLKTKPTVGPHTMRQRESLCRKLSDWLTGKYPATKELHQITPQQAFEFSDWLLEEKGGKGKTHNNRIGNLKTVFKAIQVRANINENPFGLHGKMSESDSVHGRPFTDAEQAAIFARCCEVGKDWLAICTVSKYSGARLKDLAQLKWDQVTQKHIDITPAKTKKHGIRALIPIHVNVSKELNMLDRSGEYVFPTLAARYLENDRSESGFMEDIMNPIDIDREGAHITFHCWRHTFRTMMAAAKVPADVAMKIAGWTNEETAELYNHDFSQMQEAIDALE; this is encoded by the coding sequence ATGGCTATTTATAAACGTGGTGATAAATATTGGATCTCAATCTACCGGGGCGCTGGGAAGCCGCGGAAGTACCTGCCGGCTGGCACCGATTGCCGTGAAACTGCACTGGCGATGGAAGCCATGATTAAAACCGCCATGAACGGCAATATGGCGAGGGATCGGCTGTATGAAGCCATTGACTCGCTTATGGGCTGGAACCAGGTTCCCGGCGTTATTGTGGGCGATCTATGGGCCACCTATTTGAAGACAAAGCCAACAGTCGGGCCGCACACGATGCGGCAGCGTGAAAGCCTGTGCCGGAAGCTTTCGGATTGGCTGACCGGAAAGTATCCGGCAACCAAGGAGCTTCATCAGATTACGCCGCAACAGGCGTTTGAATTTTCGGATTGGTTGCTGGAGGAAAAGGGCGGCAAGGGCAAGACGCACAACAACCGGATCGGTAATCTCAAAACGGTATTCAAGGCGATCCAGGTGCGGGCGAATATCAATGAAAATCCATTCGGGTTGCATGGCAAGATGAGCGAGAGTGACAGCGTCCACGGCAGGCCGTTCACCGATGCGGAGCAGGCGGCAATCTTTGCGCGGTGTTGCGAGGTTGGAAAGGATTGGTTGGCGATCTGTACCGTGTCGAAGTATTCGGGCGCCCGGTTGAAAGACCTTGCCCAGCTAAAATGGGATCAGGTCACACAGAAGCATATCGACATCACGCCGGCCAAAACGAAAAAGCATGGAATCCGTGCACTAATCCCGATCCATGTCAATGTGTCGAAGGAGCTTAACATGCTGGATCGGTCGGGGGAATATGTTTTCCCGACGTTGGCGGCGCGCTACCTGGAGAACGATCGATCGGAAAGCGGCTTTATGGAAGACATCATGAACCCCATCGATATTGATCGGGAAGGCGCACACATCACGTTTCATTGCTGGCGGCATACCTTCCGCACCATGATGGCCGCAGCGAAGGTGCCGGCGGATGTTGCCATGAAGATTGCCGGCTGGACGAATGAGGAAACCGCCGAGCTCTACAACCATGATTTCAGCCAGATGCAGGAAGCGATTGACGCGCTGGAATAA